Proteins encoded in a region of the Mycolicibacterium neoaurum genome:
- the nrdR gene encoding transcriptional regulator NrdR, which translates to MHCPFCRHPDSRVVDSRETDEGQAIRRRRSCPECGRRFTTVETAVLAVVKRSGVTEPFSREKVIKGVRRACQGRQVDDDALNLLAQQVEDAVRAAGSPEIPSNEVGLAILGPLRDLDEVAYLRFASVYRSFSSADDFEREIEALRAHRRVNTAG; encoded by the coding sequence ATGCACTGTCCGTTCTGTCGTCACCCGGATTCGCGCGTCGTCGATTCCCGTGAGACCGACGAGGGTCAGGCCATCCGGCGGCGCCGGTCCTGCCCCGAATGCGGCAGGCGCTTCACCACCGTCGAGACCGCGGTGCTGGCAGTCGTCAAGCGCAGCGGCGTCACCGAGCCGTTCAGCAGGGAAAAGGTCATCAAGGGCGTGCGACGGGCATGCCAGGGCCGTCAGGTCGACGATGACGCCCTGAACCTCCTCGCCCAACAGGTGGAAGACGCCGTGCGAGCAGCCGGCTCTCCGGAAATCCCCAGCAACGAGGTCGGGCTGGCCATCTTGGGCCCGCTCCGCGACCTCGACGAGGTTGCCTACCTGCGCTTCGCCTCGGTGTATCGATCGTTTTCCTCTGCCGACGATTTCGAACGCGAAATCGAGGCCCTGCGTGCCCATCGGCGCGTCAACACCGCCGGCTGA
- the lexA gene encoding transcriptional repressor LexA, whose product MSDSSDTPEARSGLTERQRTILEVIRSSVTTRGYPPSIREIGDAVGLTSTSSVAHQLRTLERKGYLRRDPNRPRAVDVRGADETVTPIVATEVAGSDALPEPTFVPVLGRIAAGGPILAEEAVEDVFPLPKELVGEGSLFLLKVVGESMVDAAICDGDWVVVRQQNVADNGDIVAAMIDGEATVKTFKRTKGQVWLMPHNPAFEPIDGNDAVVLGKVVTVIRKV is encoded by the coding sequence ATGAGCGATAGCAGCGACACCCCTGAGGCACGCTCCGGGCTGACCGAGCGTCAGCGCACCATTTTGGAGGTCATCCGTTCGTCGGTGACCACTCGTGGTTACCCACCGAGCATCCGGGAGATCGGGGATGCGGTGGGGCTCACCTCCACCTCCTCGGTCGCCCACCAGCTGCGCACCCTTGAGCGCAAGGGCTATCTGCGCCGCGACCCCAACCGCCCACGCGCGGTGGATGTGCGCGGCGCCGACGAGACGGTCACCCCGATCGTCGCCACGGAGGTCGCAGGCTCCGATGCGCTACCGGAGCCCACCTTCGTTCCCGTGCTGGGCAGGATCGCCGCCGGCGGACCGATACTGGCCGAGGAAGCCGTCGAGGATGTGTTTCCCCTGCCCAAGGAGCTGGTCGGCGAGGGATCGCTGTTCCTGCTCAAGGTCGTCGGCGAATCGATGGTCGATGCGGCCATCTGCGACGGCGACTGGGTGGTCGTGCGTCAGCAGAACGTGGCCGACAACGGCGATATCGTCGCGGCGATGATCGACGGCGAGGCCACGGTCAAGACCTTCAAGCGGACCAAGGGTCAGGTATGGCTGATGCCGCACAATCCGGCGTTCGAACCGATCGACGGTAACGACGCCGTGGTGCTCGGCAAGGTCGTCACCGTCATCCGCAAGGTCTGA
- a CDS encoding alpha/beta hydrolase → MADRTTTLRSVREVTPNLKFKTIHGYRRAYRIAGSGPAVLLIHGIGDNSTTWHTVQTMLARRFTVIAPDLLGHGQSDKPRADYSVAAYANGMRDLLSVLDIDRVTVVGHSLGGGVAMQFAYQFPQFVDRLVLVGAGGVTKDVNIALRIAALPGVSESLALLRVPLVLPALQAIGRVGGTVFGSTGVGRDLPDMLRVLADLPEPTASSAFARTLRAVVDWRGQVVTMLDRCYLTESVPVQLIWGKQDSVIPVSHAHLAHAAMPGSELHIFDKSGHFPFHDDPKRFVDLFERFINTTAPSVHDHEMLRALLRTGIRERTITGSLDTRVAVLDAMGADERSAT, encoded by the coding sequence ATGGCCGATCGCACAACCACTCTGCGCAGCGTGCGTGAGGTCACTCCGAATCTGAAGTTCAAGACCATCCACGGCTACCGACGGGCGTACCGGATCGCCGGGTCCGGTCCCGCGGTCCTGCTCATCCACGGCATCGGTGACAACTCCACCACGTGGCACACGGTGCAGACGATGCTGGCGCGACGGTTCACCGTGATCGCACCGGACCTACTCGGGCACGGGCAATCGGACAAGCCGCGTGCGGACTATTCGGTGGCCGCCTATGCCAACGGGATGCGCGATCTGCTCAGTGTGCTCGATATCGATCGGGTGACGGTCGTCGGGCACTCCCTCGGTGGCGGGGTGGCGATGCAGTTCGCCTATCAGTTCCCGCAGTTCGTGGATCGCCTGGTGCTCGTCGGCGCGGGCGGGGTCACCAAGGATGTCAACATCGCCCTGCGCATCGCGGCGTTGCCGGGGGTCAGCGAATCGTTGGCGCTGCTGCGGGTGCCCTTGGTGCTGCCCGCCCTGCAGGCGATCGGACGCGTCGGCGGCACGGTGTTCGGCTCGACCGGGGTGGGACGCGATCTTCCGGATATGTTGCGGGTGCTTGCCGACCTGCCCGAGCCCACCGCGTCCTCGGCGTTCGCCAGGACTCTTCGCGCTGTCGTCGACTGGCGCGGTCAGGTGGTCACCATGCTCGACCGCTGTTATCTGACCGAATCTGTTCCGGTGCAATTAATCTGGGGCAAGCAGGATTCGGTCATCCCGGTCAGCCATGCCCACTTGGCACATGCCGCCATGCCCGGCTCGGAACTGCACATCTTCGATAAGTCCGGACACTTCCCCTTCCACGATGATCCCAAGCGCTTCGTCGACCTCTTCGAGCGATTCATCAACACCACCGCTCCGTCGGTGCACGACCACGAGATGTTGCGCGCCCTGCTGCGCACCGGTATTCGCGAACGCACCATCACCGGCTCGCTGGACACCCGGGTCGCCGTGCTCGACGCGATGGGCGCCGACGAACGTAGCGCCACCTGA
- a CDS encoding organic hydroperoxide resistance protein: MKKLYTAEALATGEGRDGHGRTSDGKVDVALSIPKEMGGSGVGTNPEQLFAVGYAACFHSALRLVAREHKADVTDSAVGARVSLGAADDGAFGLAVELEIVLPNVDHDTATELAEAAHRVCPYSNATRGNVEVTLTVTDE; this comes from the coding sequence ATGAAGAAGCTCTATACCGCCGAAGCGCTGGCAACCGGCGAAGGACGCGACGGGCATGGCCGCACCTCCGACGGCAAAGTCGATGTCGCCCTGAGCATTCCCAAGGAGATGGGCGGCTCCGGCGTGGGCACCAATCCCGAGCAGTTGTTCGCCGTCGGATATGCGGCATGCTTCCACTCCGCCCTCCGACTGGTCGCCCGTGAGCACAAGGCCGATGTCACCGACTCCGCCGTCGGCGCCAGGGTGTCGCTCGGTGCCGCCGACGACGGTGCGTTCGGCCTTGCCGTCGAACTGGAGATCGTGCTGCCCAATGTGGACCACGACACCGCCACCGAACTCGCCGAGGCCGCACACCGGGTGTGCCCCTACTCCAACGCCACCCGCGGCAACGTCGAGGTGACACTGACGGTCACCGATGAGTGA
- a CDS encoding PAC2 family protein: MSDSHEQHYQPEQNGMYELEFPAPQLSAVDGSGPVLIHALEGFSDAGHAIRLAAEHLKNTLDTELVASFAVDELLDYRSRRPLMTFKTDHFSAYDQPELNLYALRDGVGTPFLLLAGMEPDLRWERFVTAVRLLAERLGVRQTIGLGTIPMAVPHTRPVTLTAHSPNSELIAGHTPWVGEVQVPASVSSLLELRMGQHGHDALGFTVHVPHYLAQTAYPPAAETLLAEAARAGSLDIPLTALGEAAIEVHTKINEQVEASSEVAQVVAALERQYDAFVAAQENRSLLARDEDLPSGDELGAEFERFLAQQDDNKRGGFPDSFPDGGDRT; the protein is encoded by the coding sequence ATGTCCGATTCCCACGAGCAGCACTACCAGCCCGAGCAGAATGGGATGTACGAGCTGGAGTTCCCCGCACCACAGCTGTCTGCCGTCGATGGCAGTGGACCGGTTCTGATTCACGCGTTGGAGGGATTCTCCGACGCCGGACATGCCATCCGGCTCGCAGCCGAGCATCTGAAGAACACCCTCGATACCGAGCTGGTGGCGTCCTTCGCCGTCGACGAGTTGCTGGACTACCGGTCGCGACGACCGCTGATGACGTTCAAGACCGATCATTTCAGCGCGTACGACCAGCCCGAGCTGAACCTTTATGCGCTGCGTGATGGTGTCGGCACGCCGTTTCTGCTGCTGGCAGGGATGGAGCCGGACCTGCGATGGGAGCGATTCGTGACTGCCGTGCGGTTGCTCGCCGAACGTCTGGGCGTGCGCCAGACGATCGGGCTGGGGACCATCCCCATGGCGGTGCCGCACACCAGGCCGGTGACGCTGACCGCGCATTCGCCGAACTCCGAGCTGATCGCCGGTCATACGCCGTGGGTGGGCGAGGTGCAGGTTCCCGCCAGCGTGTCCAGCCTGCTGGAGTTGCGGATGGGCCAGCACGGCCACGACGCACTGGGTTTCACCGTTCACGTGCCGCACTATCTTGCCCAGACCGCCTATCCCCCGGCCGCCGAGACGCTGTTGGCCGAGGCGGCACGCGCCGGTTCGCTGGATATCCCGCTGACCGCACTCGGCGAGGCCGCAATCGAAGTGCACACCAAGATCAACGAACAGGTCGAGGCCAGCTCGGAGGTCGCCCAGGTGGTGGCCGCGCTCGAGCGTCAGTACGATGCATTCGTTGCCGCACAGGAAAACCGTTCGCTGCTCGCCCGCGATGAGGACCTGCCCAGCGGCGACGAGCTGGGCGCGGAGTTCGAACGGTTCCTGGCCCAGCAGGACGACAACAAACGGGGCGGCTTCCCGGACAGTTTCCCCGACGGCGGGGACCGTACCTGA
- a CDS encoding LysM peptidoglycan-binding domain-containing protein, producing the protein MTILEARSDVRERRTSGPTLRQEVLRRSPSEAEVWPLPRDVVVRRRRRSQERRPGGAPLGHRGTGVLMSRASHRRPITPTATVLLALLAGAFTLWLGFVAHLGGAVAEQPVEMPTRLSVVEVQTGETLQSIAARVAPDVPADSVVERIRELNKLDSGTVRTGQTLIAPIG; encoded by the coding sequence ATGACAATTCTGGAAGCACGGAGCGATGTGCGTGAGCGTCGGACGTCCGGCCCCACCCTGCGGCAGGAAGTCCTGCGTCGGAGCCCGTCGGAGGCCGAGGTGTGGCCGCTGCCTCGAGATGTCGTGGTCCGGCGGCGTCGGCGGTCGCAGGAGCGCCGTCCCGGCGGTGCGCCCCTCGGTCACCGCGGCACCGGCGTGCTGATGTCGCGCGCCTCACACCGCAGGCCGATCACCCCGACTGCGACAGTGCTCCTGGCCCTGCTGGCGGGCGCCTTCACGCTGTGGCTGGGATTCGTCGCCCATCTCGGCGGTGCCGTTGCCGAGCAGCCGGTCGAGATGCCCACCCGGCTGTCGGTCGTGGAGGTGCAGACCGGTGAGACGCTCCAGAGCATCGCGGCACGGGTGGCCCCCGATGTGCCCGCAGACTCCGTCGTCGAGCGGATCCGTGAACTGAACAAGCTGGACTCCGGCACCGTGCGGACCGGGCAGACCCTGATCGCGCCGATCGGCTGA
- a CDS encoding MarR family transcriptional regulator, translated as MPAARLDEQLCFALYSASRLMTAAYRPLLDELGLTYPQYLVLLALWENEPSTVGDLGRRLYLDSGTLSPLIKRLEAAGLVVRHRTSADERRVEVALTQAGRALEERAACIPQRLLASTDAEPEQIGLLRDALRGLVDQLSSPH; from the coding sequence ATGCCCGCCGCACGCCTCGACGAACAACTGTGTTTCGCGCTGTACTCGGCTTCCCGCCTGATGACCGCGGCCTACCGCCCACTGCTGGATGAACTGGGCCTGACCTACCCGCAGTACTTGGTGCTCCTGGCGCTGTGGGAGAACGAACCCAGCACCGTCGGGGACCTCGGTCGGCGGCTGTACCTCGATTCCGGCACGCTCTCACCGTTGATCAAACGACTGGAGGCCGCCGGCCTGGTGGTGCGCCACCGCACCAGCGCCGACGAACGGCGCGTGGAGGTCGCCCTCACCCAAGCCGGGCGCGCGCTCGAGGAACGCGCCGCCTGCATTCCGCAACGCCTACTGGCCTCCACCGATGCCGAACCCGAGCAGATCGGCTTATTGCGCGACGCCCTCCGAGGTCTTGTCGACCAGCTCAGCTCCCCGCACTGA
- a CDS encoding PhzF family phenazine biosynthesis protein has protein sequence MAVDVDVLRVFTDADGKFGNPLGVIDAATVDPADRQRVATELGYSETVFVDIPEVGAASAHVRIFTPAAEIPFAGHPTVGTSWWLKDRGIPVRTLQVPAGLVQVDYVDDEFTAISARSEWAPELAIYELDSPEQVLAADPTDYVGDVEHYLWAWTDREKGSLRSRMFAPHLGIPEDEATGAAAVRMTDHLSRDLVITQGEGSQIRTWWDPTGWVKIAGRVVDDGRRRLE, from the coding sequence ATGGCCGTCGATGTCGATGTGTTGCGGGTGTTCACCGATGCGGACGGAAAGTTCGGTAATCCGCTCGGCGTGATCGACGCCGCGACTGTCGATCCGGCCGACCGCCAACGGGTCGCGACCGAGTTGGGTTACAGCGAAACCGTATTCGTCGATATCCCCGAGGTGGGCGCGGCCAGCGCCCATGTCCGCATTTTCACCCCGGCCGCCGAGATACCGTTCGCCGGGCACCCCACCGTCGGGACATCCTGGTGGCTGAAGGATCGCGGTATCCCGGTGCGGACGCTGCAGGTTCCTGCCGGACTGGTGCAGGTCGACTACGTCGACGACGAGTTCACCGCCATCAGCGCCCGTTCGGAGTGGGCGCCGGAACTGGCGATCTACGAGCTCGACTCGCCCGAGCAGGTGCTGGCGGCCGATCCCACCGACTATGTCGGTGATGTGGAGCATTACCTGTGGGCGTGGACCGATCGCGAGAAGGGATCGCTGCGTTCCCGCATGTTCGCTCCACATCTGGGGATCCCCGAGGACGAGGCGACCGGCGCGGCAGCAGTCCGGATGACCGACCATCTGAGCCGTGATCTGGTGATCACCCAGGGCGAGGGTTCGCAGATCAGGACCTGGTGGGATCCCACCGGGTGGGTGAAGATCGCCGGTCGGGTGGTGGACGACGGACGGCGCCGGCTCGAATGA